CCTTGGCGCTGATGGAAACTTTCCTCCTTACAGATACGGATCATACCGCGAGAGTACGGGCCATAACTGGTCTTCTGCAACATGATCTGGTTGACAATGGCCGCGCCATCCACCAACCAACCAATGGCACCGATGTCGGCCCACGTCAATGCTGGGTAATTGAAAATACTGCTGTATTTGGCCTTTCCTGAAAGAAGTTCCTGAACCATTGTTTCGCGATCCTTACCCAACGTTTCTGCCGCGCTATAGAGATACAGTCCGTGACCTGCCTCATCCTGTATCTTGGCCAATAGTGCTACTTTTCTTCGCAGACTTGGAGCACGCGTGATCCAATTTCCTTCAGGAAGCATTCCCACCACTTCGGAATGGGCATGTTGCGCCATCTGGCGGATGAGATTCTTGCGATACTCATCTGGCATCCAATCCTTCGGCTCGATCTTTATCTCTTTCTCGATCTTCTCATCAAAGATCTTTTGCAGGTCTTTTTCTTGGGCCATGCTTTTGAATTTGTGAACAAGTTTAGTCAATAATCAACATCGGACATTGACCGCGGTCATTATCCGTTTCAATCCAAACACGCCACACTAATAATAGTTGAGCGGTTCGGGTTTGATGATGGTGATGCGGTTTCCGTACTCCTTTTGCAGTCGCGTTATCAGTTCCTCCAATTCCTTTTCGTTCAAGGCTTTCACCTCTTTTTCCTTGGAGCGGAAGAAGTTTTCCCAATGCATGAGGATGACCCGCTTGGGCTTGCAGAGGTCGATGATGGGTTTGGGTGCTTTCTCGAAATCATCGAACAAGGCTGCGCTGATGAAAAGGTCATCCACGGGGTGCTCGTCCAACAGTTTTTTCGGGAACATGCCAAAAGGTGCTTTGGCCAGCGAACCTGAAAAGTAGATGCGATACGTAATGGAATCGCCTTCCAACCAATCGACCAAAAAGGCCATCGTTTTACCTTCCTGCCAGTCTTTCATCATCACGGGTTCTGTGCGCACATCTTCGGTGTAGCGCTTGTTCATCAGATTGATGCCTGCAAAATGTGGTGGATGTTGGCTTTGGAGCGCCATCACGCGCAGCGTACTATCTGCATCATAGATCCATTTCCCTTCCTTCTCTGCCGAGCCCAAACTATCGTTGGCCACTATAAGCGGTTGCGGCAAGTTGTACCACGAGAGAATATGCTTTCCCGTTTCGTTGAGCACAACGGGCGTTTCTTTGGGAAGATACTTGGAGAGGAACGGCAGATCCATCAGGTGGTCGTAGTGCGAATGGCCTGCGATGACCATTTTCACCTTGCGAAAGGTTCCTGTATTGACATATAGGTCCACGTAGTCCTGGTCTGTCTGCACTCTACCGAACATGACCTGCGTGGCAGACGGGTTGCTGATGAACGGATCGGTGAGCAGCGCCACATCTCCCCGCTGAACAGTAAAACAGCTTGTTCCGTAAGAACGGATTTCGGTGTAGATGGTGTCAACGTCCTCTTGCGCCCAAACTTTTCCAGCGAAAATCGCTGTGAAAATGAAGATGATGGCGAGGTTGAAGAAGCGCGTTATGACCGTGATCATTGAATCAATAGGAATGAATAGCCTTATTTTCGCCCCAAATATCGCACATGGCTCATTTCCACCCATTAGAAGTTGTTGACATTAAGCGCGAAACCGAAGAAGCGGTCTCCATCAAGCTGCGTATTCCGAAAGAACTGGAAGAGGAATTCAAGTTCATTCCAGGGCAGTACGTCATGTTCAAACAGACCATCAATGGCGAGGAATTGAAACGCTCCTACTCCATCAGTTCTTCACCAGGCGAAGGAGAATTGCGCGTAGGCGTGAAGGAAGTGCCTGACGGCCGTTTCAGCACATTCGCCAATCGCGAGCTGAAAGTCGGGGATGTACTGGATACGCTTGCGCCAAGAGGACGGTTCATCATTCAAACGGAAGCCGCAAACCAGAAACATTACATGGCCTTTTGTGCTGGAAGTGGCGTTACGCCCATCATCAGCATGATGAAGCACGTGCTTGAAACCGAGCCCAAAAGCAAATTCACCTGTTTTTACGGAAACCGTTACGCCAGCACCATCATCTATTTTGATGAGATAAACGCGTTGAAGAACCGTTTCCCCGATAGGCTGGAGATCCACTACGTGATGAGCAAGGAGGAAATGGGTTCAGATTTTTTCCGTGGGCGGATCGATGAGGACAAGATCCGCAAATACAGCGAAGTGCTTTTCGACCCAACGCAAGTGGATGGTTTCTACCTCTGCGGGCCCGAACAGATCATCCATGCAGCTAAGAGTGTACTGACCGAAAAAGGCGTGGAGGAAGAGAAGATCCATTACGAACTGTTCGGAACGCCAAATCCGACATCAGGTTTTGCACAGGTGGTAGAGGAAGAAAGCACCGAATCGGTTAAAAGCCACATCACGGTAGTGATGGACGGAGACGAGTTCAATTTTGAAATGGAACCTGGCCACATGACCATTTTGGATGCTGCCGACAGCCAAGGGCTGGACGTGCCTTATTCCTGCAAAGGAGGTGTTTGCTGCACGTGTTTGGCCCGCGTCAAAGAAGGCGAAGTCTCCATGGAACTCAACTATTCGCTCACCGACAAAGAAGTGGAGTCAGGATTGGTTCTCACTTGCCAGGCACATCCGAAAACGGCACGGGTCACGGTGGATTTTGATGATATTTGGTAGCAGATCACCTCGAACCGTTTTAAATCCTCATATCATGAAAAAACTCGCTTTGACCGTACTGGGTTTTACCCTTGCGCTGCAATCATGCAAGAAAGACCCTACCGTGAATGAAATGCTGACCGATGCTGATTGGCACATGACCGCGTTGACGATCGACCCGGCCATTATTGTGAATAACGTGGCCATTACCGATTATTACAGCCAGCTGTACGATTACGACAAGGACAATATTCTGCGCTTCCGAACGGACGGCACCTACATTTCTGATGAGGGCGCGCTGAAGGAACACCCAAGCGACCCGCAGACCAAGCAGGGAAACTGGCTGCTATCTGCATCTGAGGATATGATCACCGTTTGGGTGGAAGAAGACACCATCACCTATGATCTGTTGAAGATCAGCGAAGACCTGATGCGATTGAGTTACGCTCAGCGCGATACCGCCACCCAGATCAATTACACGCTTACGGCAGATTTTGCGCATTGATCCGGTGGTAAACGTAAACCCACATTCCCGAAGGAAGACGTTCTTCTTTCTCTAATTCGTATTCGTCTTCGAGCTGTTCCCGAATACCGTTTTCGGGAAAGAATTCGGAACCGTAAGCATCAACCAATACAACGCTATTTCCCATTTTTTCGGGAAGTCCGTTCGCATCATACACGCTGTAAATATTCTTGGAACGTAGCCGTTCTGAGATATCCCGGTAATCCTTAAATATCTCTTGGTCGTAGTAATAAGCGAAGGTCACATCGAAATATGCAGGATTGAGAATGACCGTGGTCTCCGCTTGCTTGTTCTCTTTTACCAAAGCCATCAAACTGTTCAAGTTCGGATGAAACGTGAATGAAGGCGATGTCGCAGCAAGCATTCCACCGATGAGCAGCAACTGTACGTAAAACGTTCTTTTTCCGAAAAGATAATTGACAGCCACGAACAATGTTGCGAAGAAGAACGGGGCAATGAAAAGAATGTATCTGTCGATGAATACCGGAACCACGAACGAAACCGCAAACATCGAAAGCCACGGAACCACAAACATGATCAGAAAGAGAGACCGCATCGGATACTTGCGATACGACAGGAAAAACAACATGGCAACCAATAAAGCAAGTAATCCGATGAAGATGAAGGTGAAGGGCTTCCAGGCCGTTACATGCCAAATGAAAGGCATCGGTATAAAGAATGAAAGCCCGACCACGAACAGAACGAGTATCACCACTTGAACTATTGTTCTAAAGAGAATCGACCTCAATTCCACCAGCGACCACTTGAAAACAGCACCATACAGAAGCGCCAGTAAAATGGCATAAAGCCACTCTTGACTGTTCGAGAACCAGAAGATGACCTCATGCAAGTGGCCGAGATTTTCCACGGGCTTTATCCAAGTTCCGTTGGAGGCAGAATCGGAAAACCGACCTACAAATACGCTTAGAGATGGAATGAAGCCAACGAATTGAACCCCAAACGCCAACAGCAACCATTTCAGTCGGGCAAACGGTCTTCCATACATGAAACTGATGACGGCAAACTGCATCAACACAATGGGAATGGCGAAATAATGCGTGTAAAGCATCAAAATGTTGACCACCGCCAACGCGAGTACCAAACTCACGGGCCTCAAATTCTCCGACCTCATCAACCGTAGAACA
The nucleotide sequence above comes from Flavobacteriales bacterium. Encoded proteins:
- the paaA gene encoding 1,2-phenylacetyl-CoA epoxidase subunit A, encoding MAQEKDLQKIFDEKIEKEIKIEPKDWMPDEYRKNLIRQMAQHAHSEVVGMLPEGNWITRAPSLRRKVALLAKIQDEAGHGLYLYSAAETLGKDRETMVQELLSGKAKYSSIFNYPALTWADIGAIGWLVDGAAIVNQIMLQKTSYGPYSRGMIRICKEESFHQRQGYEILLTLCRGTEEQKAMAQDALNRFWWPSLMMFGPSDKDSAHSAQSMAWKIKRMGNDDLRQKFIDQTVPQADFLGLTIPDPELKWNEEKQSYDWGEIDWTEFYNVIKGNGPCNKERLAARQAAYDNGAWVREAATAYAKKKAERKAKDAA
- a CDS encoding 2Fe-2S iron-sulfur cluster binding domain-containing protein, which translates into the protein MAHFHPLEVVDIKRETEEAVSIKLRIPKELEEEFKFIPGQYVMFKQTINGEELKRSYSISSSPGEGELRVGVKEVPDGRFSTFANRELKVGDVLDTLAPRGRFIIQTEAANQKHYMAFCAGSGVTPIISMMKHVLETEPKSKFTCFYGNRYASTIIYFDEINALKNRFPDRLEIHYVMSKEEMGSDFFRGRIDEDKIRKYSEVLFDPTQVDGFYLCGPEQIIHAAKSVLTEKGVEEEKIHYELFGTPNPTSGFAQVVEEESTESVKSHITVVMDGDEFNFEMEPGHMTILDAADSQGLDVPYSCKGGVCCTCLARVKEGEVSMELNYSLTDKEVESGLVLTCQAHPKTARVTVDFDDIW